In Flavobacterium lacustre, a genomic segment contains:
- a CDS encoding Lrp/AsnC family transcriptional regulator, with the protein MSALDDELDYQILKLLQKDGRMSFTEISKEINVAVSTIRHRFINLVEDGTLKIIGRVDPNKIGFNAYASVLISVKPKSHLSTIFEELTKLPEISFLASVSGDYDIEANVMCRDMEHLNELLGEKIHVMEGVFDTKTNMYMKIYKFAQPDLELAKLSSKQNE; encoded by the coding sequence ATGAGTGCATTAGATGATGAATTAGATTACCAAATATTGAAACTGCTTCAAAAAGACGGCAGAATGTCATTTACTGAAATTTCAAAAGAAATAAATGTTGCGGTAAGTACGATACGGCACCGTTTCATCAATTTGGTTGAAGATGGAACTTTGAAAATAATTGGGAGGGTTGACCCCAATAAAATTGGTTTCAATGCTTATGCTAGTGTGTTGATTTCGGTAAAACCAAAATCGCACCTGAGTACCATTTTTGAAGAATTGACCAAATTACCAGAAATTAGTTTTCTGGCATCCGTTTCTGGAGATTACGATATTGAAGCCAATGTTATGTGTCGTGATATGGAGCATTTAAACGAATTATTAGGCGAAAAAATTCATGTTATGGAAGGTGTTTTTGATACCAAAACTAATATGTATATGAAAATATACAAATTCGCACAACCTGATTTAGAATTAGCAAAATTATCAAGCAAACAAAATGAATAA
- a CDS encoding aspartate aminotransferase family protein has protein sequence MNNTDSLYERRKKSIPNALGIFNPSSIQSAKGAIIIDADGRELIDFAGGIGVNNAGHGVPEIIEAIQKQAEKFIHASFNVSVYEQYMDLTEKLCELLPHGDATKAMLTLSGAESVENAIKIARAVTGKAGIICYDGSFHGRTMMAMTLTSNVKYKEGAGPYAPEVYRLEYPYYKPSMSSRMTQDEFDDLMIMKLHKTFSSTVSITQTAAIIMELVQGEGGFTVASKKYVQYLRKFCTENNILLIFDEVQSGFGRTGAWAAYEHFDVTPDLSTWAKSMGGGMPIGAVIGKQEIMDSIKPGLIGGTYLGGPLSCVASLASINYMQKNNINAAGAKVGKIVHDKFTELQRLYPDKITDVRGLGAMLAIEFTNPITRFPDGVSAKAIVDKCLAKGLIVITSGTYGNCIRILSPLFIEDEVLAKGLSILEETIKEVLI, from the coding sequence ATGAATAATACAGACAGTTTATACGAAAGAAGGAAAAAAAGTATCCCTAATGCTTTAGGAATTTTTAATCCATCTAGTATTCAATCAGCAAAAGGTGCTATAATTATTGATGCCGATGGAAGAGAATTAATTGATTTTGCAGGTGGAATCGGTGTGAATAATGCAGGACACGGTGTTCCGGAAATTATTGAAGCCATTCAAAAACAAGCAGAGAAATTTATTCATGCATCGTTTAATGTTTCAGTCTATGAGCAATACATGGATTTGACTGAAAAACTATGTGAACTGCTTCCTCACGGAGATGCAACCAAAGCAATGCTAACATTATCTGGAGCTGAATCAGTAGAAAATGCTATCAAAATTGCTCGTGCAGTAACCGGAAAAGCAGGGATTATTTGTTATGATGGTTCCTTTCACGGACGAACCATGATGGCAATGACTTTGACATCAAATGTAAAATATAAAGAAGGTGCCGGGCCATATGCTCCCGAAGTCTATCGTTTAGAATACCCGTATTACAAACCGAGTATGTCTTCAAGAATGACTCAGGATGAGTTCGATGATTTAATGATTATGAAATTGCACAAAACATTTTCATCAACAGTTTCAATAACTCAGACTGCGGCAATCATAATGGAATTGGTTCAGGGCGAAGGCGGTTTTACTGTTGCGTCTAAAAAATACGTACAGTATTTACGTAAATTCTGTACTGAAAATAATATCCTGTTGATTTTTGATGAGGTACAATCCGGTTTTGGGCGTACCGGAGCTTGGGCAGCGTATGAGCATTTTGATGTGACTCCGGATTTGTCTACATGGGCAAAATCTATGGGTGGAGGAATGCCTATTGGAGCCGTTATTGGTAAACAAGAAATTATGGACTCCATTAAACCAGGACTTATAGGCGGAACGTATTTAGGTGGCCCGTTGAGTTGTGTGGCTTCATTAGCAAGTATTAATTACATGCAAAAAAATAACATTAATGCCGCTGGTGCAAAAGTGGGTAAAATTGTCCATGATAAATTTACTGAATTACAGCGTTTGTATCCGGATAAAATTACAGATGTTCGTGGGTTAGGAGCTATGTTAGCTATTGAATTTACTAATCCAATCACTAGATTTCCTGATGGTGTTTCGGCAAAAGCAATTGTAGATAAATGTCTTGCAAAAGGCTTAATTGTCATCACTTCTGGAACCTACGGAAATTGCATCCGAATTTTAAGTCCTTTGTTTATAGAAGATGAAGTATTAGCAAAAGGATTGTCCATTTTAGAAGAAACGATCAAGGAAGTTTTGATATAA
- a CDS encoding aldehyde dehydrogenase family protein, translating to MRKQYINGEWCDAIDGGVWNVQSPSSEEIIDTVPFGNTADCKSAIAAADASFKEWKNTTPYFRAEILKKVANYMRANAESFAKETSLETGKPMLESRGEWQVSANLFEWYAEEGKRNYGRVVPTNRADKRSMVIYQSLGVVGVITAWNFPAYNPARAVAAALAAGCSVVMRGSEFTPLSSFNMAKALDEAGIPKGVFNLINTEPVSTGLEMIENPLLKKISFTGSTRVGKILMDGASKTSTKLSLELGGNAPVIIEKDIDVEVIAKQALVAKLRNCGQVCVAPQRFYVHSSIFNQFVSIVKEDISKLKTGINGGDIDFIGPLINKKQQEHSLAMLEKAKSEGAIIHIGGEVSEKGFFVHPALIEARQHQSFIKTEIFGPLMIVIPFETKEEVLEWANDTEYGLASYVFTNHIKTANFYAENLEFGMVGINEWAAHGTELPFSGWKSSGIGHESGSEGLKEYLELKLVSYGNMS from the coding sequence ATGAGAAAGCAATATATAAACGGAGAATGGTGTGATGCAATTGATGGTGGAGTTTGGAATGTTCAAAGTCCGTCTTCAGAAGAAATAATTGATACAGTTCCTTTTGGAAACACCGCAGATTGTAAGTCGGCTATTGCTGCAGCAGATGCTTCTTTCAAAGAATGGAAAAATACAACGCCTTATTTTAGAGCTGAAATTTTAAAAAAAGTAGCCAATTATATGCGTGCCAATGCAGAATCTTTTGCAAAAGAAACTTCCTTAGAAACAGGGAAACCAATGCTCGAATCAAGAGGCGAATGGCAGGTTTCGGCTAATCTTTTTGAATGGTATGCCGAGGAAGGAAAACGCAATTATGGACGAGTAGTACCGACCAACAGAGCCGATAAACGTTCTATGGTAATTTACCAATCTCTTGGTGTTGTTGGCGTGATTACGGCTTGGAATTTTCCGGCTTATAATCCGGCACGTGCTGTAGCCGCTGCTTTGGCTGCTGGTTGTAGTGTGGTTATGCGTGGTTCTGAATTTACACCTTTGTCCAGCTTTAATATGGCCAAAGCCCTTGATGAAGCCGGAATTCCTAAAGGTGTTTTTAACTTAATCAATACAGAACCGGTTTCTACAGGATTAGAAATGATTGAAAACCCGTTGTTGAAAAAAATAAGTTTCACGGGAAGCACTCGTGTTGGAAAAATATTAATGGACGGAGCTTCAAAAACATCCACTAAATTATCACTTGAGTTGGGCGGAAATGCACCTGTAATTATTGAAAAAGATATAGATGTTGAAGTGATTGCAAAACAAGCTTTGGTTGCCAAATTAAGAAATTGTGGTCAGGTTTGTGTAGCACCGCAACGTTTTTATGTGCATTCTTCTATTTTCAATCAATTTGTTTCAATTGTAAAAGAGGATATTTCAAAATTGAAAACGGGAATAAATGGTGGTGATATTGATTTTATTGGACCATTGATTAATAAAAAACAGCAGGAACATTCATTAGCAATGCTGGAGAAAGCAAAAAGTGAAGGCGCTATAATTCATATTGGAGGCGAAGTTTCTGAGAAAGGATTTTTTGTGCATCCGGCTTTAATTGAAGCAAGACAGCATCAATCCTTTATCAAAACAGAAATTTTTGGTCCGTTGATGATTGTTATTCCTTTCGAAACTAAAGAAGAAGTTTTAGAATGGGCTAATGATACTGAATATGGTTTGGCTTCGTATGTGTTTACAAATCACATTAAAACTGCCAATTTTTATGCTGAAAATCTGGAATTTGGTATGGTTGGAATCAATGAATGGGCTGCACACGGAACAGAATTGCCTTTTTCCGGATGGAAAAGCAGTGGTATCGGTCATGAATCTGGTTCAGAAGGATTGAAAGAATATTTAGAATTGAAATTAGTCAGTTACGGAAATATGTCTTGA
- a CDS encoding GNAT family N-acetyltransferase, with protein sequence MKKTILGKYTLQTPLPEHAKQQAELQAIVFPTLSEEELITEEKYKRHLEIFPEGQFIVLDGDRVIASCTTLRQNYHKGHHTFLQISDDLWLGTHDPKADWIYGLDVSVHPDYQGKGIGREIYNARQEVAKTLGCKGQMTAGMPIGFDKVKEQMTIAEYCDKLIKGEIIDPTVTAQTKCGFILVEPLFDYLDDPRSGNCSVLMYWPLDPNTKLSENH encoded by the coding sequence ATGAAAAAGACAATTTTAGGAAAATATACCTTGCAAACTCCTTTGCCGGAACATGCAAAACAGCAAGCCGAATTGCAAGCAATTGTATTTCCAACCTTGTCTGAAGAAGAATTAATTACGGAAGAAAAATACAAAAGACATTTGGAGATTTTTCCCGAAGGACAATTTATAGTTTTAGATGGCGATCGGGTTATTGCTTCTTGCACGACTTTGCGTCAAAATTACCACAAGGGACATCATACTTTTCTGCAAATTTCAGATGATTTATGGTTAGGAACTCATGACCCAAAAGCAGATTGGATTTACGGATTGGACGTTTCTGTTCATCCCGATTATCAGGGAAAAGGAATTGGTAGAGAAATTTACAATGCCCGTCAGGAAGTCGCTAAAACATTAGGTTGCAAAGGACAAATGACTGCAGGAATGCCTATTGGATTTGACAAAGTAAAAGAGCAAATGACGATTGCAGAATATTGTGATAAGCTGATAAAAGGCGAAATAATTGACCCTACAGTGACGGCGCAAACTAAATGCGGGTTTATTCTTGTTGAACCTTTATTCGATTATTTAGATGATCCACGCAGCGGAAATTGTTCGGTTTTGATGTATTGGCCTTTAGATCCAAATACAAAATTAAGCGAGAATCATTAA
- a CDS encoding NAD-dependent succinate-semialdehyde dehydrogenase, protein MIFKSINPFSQAVIAEHEVLTNAQLTQKLQLAESAFKNWRTTTFQERADKMQKLADILRANKNELGLLITNEMGKILSEGIGEVEKSAGNCDFYAENAEKMLKDEHYDTPFKSMSVYDPMGAVFAIMPWNYPFWQVLRYAAPAIMGGNVTLLKHAPNVIGCAKAIENAFLEAGFPEGVFQQINIDIPQVESVIASDIVHGITLTGSEMAGSSVAALAGKHIKKSVLELGGSDAFIVLDDADVEKAATVATQSRMLNAGQACICAKRFIVTEKVAEEFSSLFAKKINALQQGNPLQEGIHMGPLARLDLAEKLSHQLEKSLQQGAKIVVGGEREDCNFQPTLIDFVDADNIAFQEETFGPLATIVRAKDEKDAIAIANNHRYGLASAIWTEDREKAYKLARKIDAGNVFVNSLVRSDSRIPFGGIKKSGYGRELSEIGIKEFLNMKSLIIE, encoded by the coding sequence ATGATATTCAAATCTATAAATCCATTTTCGCAAGCTGTTATTGCGGAACATGAAGTTTTGACAAATGCACAATTAACTCAAAAACTACAATTAGCCGAAAGTGCTTTCAAAAACTGGCGTACCACTACTTTTCAAGAAAGAGCAGATAAAATGCAAAAGTTGGCGGATATTTTGCGTGCCAATAAAAACGAATTAGGATTGTTGATTACCAACGAAATGGGTAAAATTTTATCCGAAGGAATTGGAGAAGTAGAAAAATCAGCAGGAAACTGTGATTTCTATGCAGAAAATGCCGAGAAAATGTTGAAAGACGAGCACTATGACACGCCTTTCAAAAGCATGTCTGTTTACGATCCGATGGGAGCTGTTTTTGCAATTATGCCTTGGAATTATCCTTTTTGGCAAGTTTTACGTTATGCAGCTCCGGCAATTATGGGAGGAAATGTTACGCTTTTAAAACATGCTCCAAACGTAATAGGTTGTGCTAAAGCTATTGAAAATGCCTTTTTGGAAGCCGGTTTTCCAGAAGGTGTTTTTCAACAAATAAATATTGATATTCCACAAGTCGAAAGTGTTATCGCTTCGGATATTGTACACGGAATTACCTTGACAGGTAGTGAAATGGCGGGTTCGTCAGTGGCGGCATTGGCAGGAAAACATATCAAAAAATCAGTTTTGGAATTAGGGGGCTCTGATGCTTTCATCGTTTTGGATGATGCTGATGTTGAAAAAGCGGCAACCGTTGCAACGCAATCCAGAATGCTTAATGCCGGTCAAGCCTGTATTTGTGCAAAGCGTTTTATTGTTACCGAAAAAGTAGCGGAAGAATTCTCTAGTTTATTTGCTAAAAAAATAAATGCCTTACAACAAGGAAATCCTTTGCAGGAAGGCATTCATATGGGACCTTTAGCTCGATTAGATTTAGCGGAAAAATTGAGTCATCAATTGGAGAAATCCTTACAACAAGGCGCAAAAATAGTGGTAGGAGGAGAACGTGAAGATTGTAATTTTCAACCCACATTAATTGATTTTGTCGACGCTGATAATATTGCTTTTCAAGAGGAAACTTTTGGACCGTTAGCTACAATTGTGAGAGCAAAAGATGAAAAAGATGCTATTGCTATAGCAAATAACCATCGTTATGGTTTGGCTTCGGCGATATGGACAGAAGATCGCGAAAAGGCATATAAATTGGCTAGAAAGATTGATGCCGGAAATGTTTTTGTGAACTCTTTGGTGCGTTCTGATTCTAGAATTCCTTTTGGCGGAATCAAAAAATCGGGCTATGGACGAGAATTATCTGAAATTGGTATAAAAGAATTTTTGAATATGAAATCCCTGATTATTGAATAA
- a CDS encoding TorF family putative porin, protein MKKVILILVVMLTSSLTFAQDAPAAEPAVEEAEPKLTAAVDVVYPYLWRGVKYYGDKVAFQPYLNYAVTDKLSIGLWATTNFSNAADAYNEYDLSISYQISPVVSVVLADYYWPATKNNLDWERSSYFDYSDGSAKTLDLSILLDFSEKGVPLDFTWSTFIGGGDYKDDADGGRSRAYSSYAEVGYTHSFESAGIDVRPFVGAAVINKGGYYGTDANDEAGFTFSNVGVNVSKEIKISENYSVPVFIRYTNNDYGVPNDNLTKTVRNFFSAGMTFTIK, encoded by the coding sequence ATGAAAAAAGTAATTTTAATTTTAGTAGTAATGTTGACAAGTAGCTTGACATTTGCTCAAGATGCTCCGGCTGCAGAACCAGCAGTAGAAGAAGCAGAACCTAAACTTACAGCAGCAGTAGATGTAGTATATCCGTATTTATGGCGAGGGGTAAAATACTATGGAGATAAAGTAGCTTTCCAGCCGTATTTGAATTATGCTGTAACTGATAAATTATCTATTGGACTATGGGCAACAACTAACTTTTCTAATGCTGCGGATGCTTATAATGAATACGATTTGAGTATTTCGTATCAAATTTCTCCGGTTGTAAGTGTTGTTTTGGCAGATTATTATTGGCCGGCAACCAAAAATAATTTAGATTGGGAGAGAAGCAGTTATTTCGATTATTCTGACGGTTCTGCTAAAACATTAGACCTTTCGATATTATTAGACTTTTCAGAAAAAGGTGTGCCATTAGATTTTACATGGAGTACTTTTATTGGAGGTGGTGATTATAAAGATGATGCGGATGGAGGAAGATCAAGAGCTTATTCCAGTTACGCAGAAGTTGGTTATACACATTCTTTCGAAAGTGCTGGAATTGATGTTAGACCATTTGTAGGAGCAGCTGTTATAAACAAAGGCGGGTATTATGGAACAGATGCTAATGATGAAGCAGGATTTACTTTTTCTAATGTAGGAGTAAATGTTTCTAAAGAAATTAAAATTTCAGAGAACTATAGTGTTCCTGTATTTATTAGATATACCAATAATGATTATGGTGTGCCAAATGATAATTTAACAAAAACAGTTAGGAATTTCTTTTCGGCAGGAATGACTTTTACCATAAAATAA
- a CDS encoding outer membrane beta-barrel protein, whose amino-acid sequence MKKAGLILALMLTTTLTFAQETPAPATTFAGSADMYYKYDFSNQQGNGLTSFTGAHNSFQLGMASIEASHKMGKASVFVDLGFGSRASEFTYNDEANTFMIKQLNFTYEFSDKFKVTAGSFGTHIGYELLDAVDNKNYSMSYAFTNGPFFNTGVKAQYTAGKVSFMAGVSNPTDFKSALDAGSTQKTFIGQIGYVGGTGSAYFNVTSGSVNPVSDKNVTQYDIVASKKITDAFSLGFNGTYASVADDFDSSLDGEWFSLVGYASYAVKENVTLAYRLEYFDDKDALSANAIGGNILGNTLSLNYKSGNLTFIPEIRIDSSSVDTFSDSDALPTGSNAYILLATTYTF is encoded by the coding sequence ATGAAAAAAGCAGGACTAATTTTAGCATTAATGCTAACAACAACTTTGACATTTGCACAAGAAACACCAGCGCCAGCTACCACTTTTGCAGGGTCAGCAGACATGTATTATAAATATGATTTTTCTAACCAACAAGGTAATGGATTAACAAGTTTTACAGGAGCGCATAACTCATTTCAGTTAGGTATGGCTTCTATTGAGGCTTCTCACAAAATGGGAAAAGCATCGGTTTTTGTAGACTTAGGTTTTGGAAGCAGAGCAAGTGAATTTACTTATAATGATGAAGCTAATACTTTCATGATTAAACAATTAAACTTCACTTATGAGTTTTCTGATAAATTTAAGGTAACTGCAGGTAGCTTCGGAACTCACATTGGATACGAATTATTAGATGCAGTAGACAACAAAAACTACAGTATGTCTTATGCATTTACAAACGGACCGTTCTTTAACACGGGAGTAAAAGCACAATATACTGCTGGAAAAGTTAGCTTTATGGCAGGAGTTTCTAATCCAACGGATTTCAAATCTGCGCTTGATGCAGGTTCTACTCAAAAAACATTTATCGGTCAAATAGGATATGTTGGAGGTACAGGTAGTGCTTATTTCAATGTAACTTCAGGAAGTGTTAATCCAGTTTCTGATAAAAATGTTACTCAATATGACATCGTAGCATCTAAGAAAATTACCGATGCGTTCTCTTTAGGATTTAATGGAACTTATGCTTCTGTAGCTGATGATTTTGATAGCAGCTTAGATGGAGAATGGTTCTCCCTTGTAGGATATGCTAGCTATGCCGTTAAAGAAAATGTTACTTTAGCGTATAGATTAGAGTATTTTGATGATAAAGATGCTCTTTCAGCTAATGCTATTGGTGGTAATATTCTTGGAAATACATTGTCTTTGAACTATAAATCAGGAAACTTAACGTTTATTCCTGAGATTAGAATAGACAGTTCATCTGTAGATACATTCTCTGATAGTGATGCACTTCCTACAGGTTCAAATGCATATATTTTACTTGCTACGACGTATACATTCTAA
- a CDS encoding N-acetylmuramoyl-L-alanine amidase encodes MKRPLYYLISALVVTSCASNPYRTSEKSYQKQLKIFKANLLKKESIPLQNGKNTEWISTVNFNLRKPNFIIIHHTAQDSIQQTIKTFTLVKPQVSAHYVIGDDGRVVQMLNDYLRAWHGGNATWGKNTDINSASIGIELDNNGTEPFSQLQINSLLSLLTKLKKDYNIPAQNIIAHSDIAPTRKKDPSALFPWQVLAEKEFGIWPDLVLETAPADFNAELALRIIGYNTKNLSAAITAFKLHYIQTEVNDILDEKTINTIYSIYKKQ; translated from the coding sequence ATGAAAAGACCTCTTTATTATTTGATTTCGGCATTAGTAGTTACTTCATGCGCCTCAAATCCATATCGAACCAGCGAGAAGTCTTATCAGAAACAATTGAAGATTTTTAAAGCAAACCTCTTAAAAAAAGAGTCTATTCCTTTACAAAACGGAAAAAATACAGAGTGGATAAGTACCGTAAATTTCAATTTACGGAAACCAAACTTTATTATTATTCACCACACCGCACAAGATTCTATACAACAAACCATAAAGACATTTACTTTGGTTAAACCTCAAGTAAGTGCGCATTATGTGATTGGCGATGATGGTCGGGTAGTTCAAATGTTGAATGATTATTTACGTGCTTGGCATGGAGGAAATGCAACTTGGGGAAAAAACACGGATATAAACTCCGCTTCGATAGGAATTGAACTGGACAACAACGGAACAGAACCTTTTTCGCAATTACAAATAAACAGTCTGCTTTCGCTTTTAACTAAATTAAAAAAAGACTACAATATTCCGGCTCAAAATATTATAGCGCATTCGGATATTGCGCCTACCCGAAAAAAAGACCCGAGTGCTTTGTTTCCGTGGCAGGTTTTAGCGGAAAAGGAATTTGGCATTTGGCCAGATTTAGTTTTAGAAACTGCTCCTGCAGATTTCAATGCTGAATTAGCATTACGAATTATTGGTTATAACACCAAGAATCTTTCGGCTGCCATTACCGCATTCAAATTGCATTACATACAAACCGAAGTTAATGATATTTTGGATGAAAAAACAATCAACACCATCTATAGTATTTACAAGAAGCAATAG
- the rimO gene encoding 30S ribosomal protein S12 methylthiotransferase RimO has protein sequence MRTKSLKKNKINVITLGCSKNVYDSEVLMGQLRASGKEVTHEAPEAEEGNIIVINTCGFIDNAKAESVNMILEYADKKERGLVDKVFVTGCLSERYRPDLEKEIPNVDQFFGTTELPQLLKALGADYKHELLGERLTTTPKNYAYLKISEGCDRPCSFCAIPLMRGKNVSQTIEKLVKESEGLAKNGVKELILIAQDLTYYGLDLYKKRALGELLEALVKVEGIEWIRLHYAFPTGFPMDVLEIMKREPKICNYIDIPLQHISDSILKSMRRGTTQEKTTQLLKDFRAAVPGMAIRTTLIVGYPGETQEDFNILKDFVQEMKFDRMGCFAYSHEENTHAYLLEDDVPDNVKQDRANEIMELQSQISWDLNQEKVGQTFKCIIDRKEGGHFVGRTEFDSPDVDNEVLIDASKHYVKTGEFVMIKIIEATEFDLYGEPA, from the coding sequence ATGAGAACGAAGTCTTTAAAAAAGAACAAAATTAATGTAATCACTCTTGGGTGTTCAAAAAATGTGTATGATAGCGAAGTTTTAATGGGTCAACTTCGTGCGAGCGGAAAAGAGGTGACTCACGAAGCGCCTGAAGCAGAGGAAGGAAACATTATTGTCATCAATACTTGTGGTTTTATTGATAATGCGAAGGCAGAATCGGTAAACATGATTTTGGAATATGCAGATAAAAAAGAAAGAGGTTTAGTGGATAAAGTTTTTGTAACCGGATGTTTATCTGAACGTTACAGACCTGATTTAGAGAAAGAAATTCCAAATGTAGATCAGTTTTTTGGGACTACAGAATTGCCTCAATTATTGAAAGCATTAGGTGCAGATTATAAACATGAATTGCTGGGAGAACGCTTAACAACTACTCCTAAAAATTATGCCTATTTAAAGATTTCTGAAGGTTGCGACAGACCTTGCAGTTTTTGCGCTATTCCTTTGATGCGTGGAAAAAACGTTTCTCAAACTATAGAAAAATTAGTTAAAGAATCGGAAGGATTGGCTAAAAATGGTGTAAAAGAATTGATTTTGATTGCACAGGATTTAACTTATTACGGCCTTGATCTTTACAAAAAAAGAGCGCTTGGTGAATTGCTTGAAGCATTAGTAAAAGTAGAAGGAATTGAATGGATTCGTTTGCATTATGCTTTCCCTACCGGTTTCCCGATGGATGTTCTGGAAATCATGAAACGCGAACCTAAGATTTGTAATTATATTGATATTCCGTTGCAACATATATCTGATTCTATTTTGAAATCGATGCGACGTGGAACAACTCAAGAAAAAACGACTCAATTGTTGAAAGATTTTAGAGCTGCAGTTCCGGGAATGGCAATTCGCACAACACTTATCGTTGGTTATCCAGGAGAAACCCAAGAAGATTTTAATATCTTGAAAGATTTTGTTCAGGAAATGAAATTTGACAGAATGGGCTGTTTTGCTTATTCTCACGAAGAAAATACTCATGCTTATTTGCTTGAAGACGATGTTCCCGACAATGTAAAACAAGATCGTGCTAACGAAATCATGGAATTACAATCTCAAATTTCATGGGATTTGAATCAGGAAAAAGTAGGTCAAACTTTCAAATGTATTATTGACCGAAAAGAAGGTGGTCATTTTGTAGGAAGAACAGAATTTGACAGTCCGGATGTAGATAATGAGGTTTTAATTGATGCTTCAAAACATTATGTAAAAACAGGAGAATTTGTTATGATTAAAATCATTGAAGCTACTGAATTTGATTTATACGGAGAACCTGCTTAA